The Malus sylvestris chromosome 12, drMalSylv7.2, whole genome shotgun sequence genome contains a region encoding:
- the LOC126594323 gene encoding polygalacturonase-like isoform X1, translating into MALQKNELILFFIITLPSFVLCYSSLHENQLIDKYVDEASEFDSKAYPSYFNTIDDGSNLFKGLIKESADVLCLKSFDKVDSSTSSSAETVSVNDFGAEGDGETDDTKAFEMAWKVACSSKEAVMVAPKKTYRIKPIRFSGPCKSQLTVQILGTLIASDDRSDFSKDGRHWLIFDSVSNLVVEGGGAINGNGKNWWQNSCKTDKSKPCKDAPTTLTFYKSKNLMVRNLTIQDGQQIHVSFQKCMNVEVSNLSITAPPKSPNTDGIHVTDTQNILITSCVIATGDDCLSIVNGSKTVQASNITCGSGHGISIGSLGSGNSKAYVSHIAVNGAKLYGTTNGIRIKTWQGGSGSASNIRFQNIEMHNVTNPILIDQYYCDRKIPCKEQRSAVEVKNVVYKNIKGTSASDVAIKFDCSKSFPCLGIILQDINLQHEGRKTAKALCNNVNVTSIGVVCPLCPKLEGQYEICQCL; encoded by the exons ATGGCTCTTCAGAAAAATGAACTCATCCTATTCTTTATCATCACCCTCCCCTCCTTTGTTTTATGTTATAGCAGTTTACATGAGAACCAACTCATCGACAAGTATGTTGACGAAGCATCTGAATTTGATTCCAAAGCGTATCCATCTTACTTCAACACGATCGACGATGGCAGTAACTTGTTCAAGGGCTTGATAAAGGAAAGTGCAGATGTCCTATGCTTAAAGAGCTTCGATAAAGTGGATAGCAGCACTTCATCTTCGGCTGAGACGGTCAGTGTTAATGATTTTGGAGCCGAGGGTGATGGAGAAACTGATGACACAAAG GCTTTTGAGATGGCTTGGAAGGTAGCTTGTTCATCTAAGGAAGCTGTTATGGTGGCGCCTAAGAAGACGTATCGTATTAAACCAATCAGATTTTCAGGTCCTTGCAAATCTCAACTTACAGTGCAG ATTCTGGGAACGTTAATAGCTTCTGATGATCGATCTGACTTCAGCAAAGACGGTAGACACTGGCTTATCTTTGACAGTGTTTCCAATTTGGTGGTTGAAGGTGGTGGGGCCATCAATGGCAATGGGAAAAATTGGTGGCAAAATTCATGCAAAACCGATAAATCGAAG CCCTGCAAGGACGCACCAACG ACACTCACCTTCTATAAGAGCAAGAATTTGATGGTGAGGAACCTCACAATTCAAGATGGACAACAAATTCATGTGTCTTTCCAGAAATGCATGAATGTTGAAGTTTCCAATCTCTCAATAACTGCACCACCAAAAAGCCCCAACACCGACGGAATTCATGTTACAGATACTCAAAACATATTGATCACAAGCTGTGTTATAGCCACAG GTGATGATTGTCTTTCTATTGTAAATGGATCCAAAACGGTGCAAGCTTCGAACATAACCTGCGGATCAGGCCATGGTATCAG TATTGGAAGCTTGGGATCTGGAAACTCAAAAGCGTATGTTTCGCATATTGCAGTGAATGGAGCAAAACTTTATGGAACTACAAATGGAATTCGGATCAAAACGTGGCAG GGAGGATCAGGAAGTGCAAGCAACATCAGATTTCAGAACATTGAAATGCATAATGTTACCAACCCCATACTTATAGACCAATATTACTGTGACAGAAAGATACCGTGCAAAGAACAG AGATCAGCAGTTGAAGTCAAAAATGTGGTGTACAAAAACATCAAAGGAACAAGTGCTTCAGATGTTGCTATAAAATTCGATTGCAGCAAGAGCTTCCCTTGTCTGGGGATTATATTGCAAGATATTAACCTCCAACACGAAGGAAGGAAAACAGCTAAAGCTCTGTGCAACAATGTTAATGTGACTAGCATAGGGGTTGTTTGCCCGCTTTGTCCTAAATTAGAAGGGCAATATGAGATTTGCCAATGTCTATGA
- the LOC126594323 gene encoding polygalacturonase-like isoform X2: MALQKNELILFFIITLPSFVLCYSSLHENQLIDKYVDEASEFDSKAYPSYFNTIDDGSNLFKGLIKESADVLCLKSFDKVDSSTSSSAETVSVNDFGAEGDGETDDTKAFEMAWKVACSSKEAVMVAPKKTYRIKPIRFSGPCKSQLTVQILGTLIASDDRSDFSKDGRHWLIFDSVSNLVVEGGGAINGNGKNWWQNSCKTDKSKPCKDAPTTLTFYKSKNLMVRNLTIQDGQQIHVSFQKCMNVEVSNLSITAPPKSPNTDGIHVTDTQNILITSCVIATGDDCLSIVNGSKTVQASNITCGSGHVNGAKLYGTTNGIRIKTWQGGSGSASNIRFQNIEMHNVTNPILIDQYYCDRKIPCKEQRSAVEVKNVVYKNIKGTSASDVAIKFDCSKSFPCLGIILQDINLQHEGRKTAKALCNNVNVTSIGVVCPLCPKLEGQYEICQCL; this comes from the exons ATGGCTCTTCAGAAAAATGAACTCATCCTATTCTTTATCATCACCCTCCCCTCCTTTGTTTTATGTTATAGCAGTTTACATGAGAACCAACTCATCGACAAGTATGTTGACGAAGCATCTGAATTTGATTCCAAAGCGTATCCATCTTACTTCAACACGATCGACGATGGCAGTAACTTGTTCAAGGGCTTGATAAAGGAAAGTGCAGATGTCCTATGCTTAAAGAGCTTCGATAAAGTGGATAGCAGCACTTCATCTTCGGCTGAGACGGTCAGTGTTAATGATTTTGGAGCCGAGGGTGATGGAGAAACTGATGACACAAAG GCTTTTGAGATGGCTTGGAAGGTAGCTTGTTCATCTAAGGAAGCTGTTATGGTGGCGCCTAAGAAGACGTATCGTATTAAACCAATCAGATTTTCAGGTCCTTGCAAATCTCAACTTACAGTGCAG ATTCTGGGAACGTTAATAGCTTCTGATGATCGATCTGACTTCAGCAAAGACGGTAGACACTGGCTTATCTTTGACAGTGTTTCCAATTTGGTGGTTGAAGGTGGTGGGGCCATCAATGGCAATGGGAAAAATTGGTGGCAAAATTCATGCAAAACCGATAAATCGAAG CCCTGCAAGGACGCACCAACG ACACTCACCTTCTATAAGAGCAAGAATTTGATGGTGAGGAACCTCACAATTCAAGATGGACAACAAATTCATGTGTCTTTCCAGAAATGCATGAATGTTGAAGTTTCCAATCTCTCAATAACTGCACCACCAAAAAGCCCCAACACCGACGGAATTCATGTTACAGATACTCAAAACATATTGATCACAAGCTGTGTTATAGCCACAG GTGATGATTGTCTTTCTATTGTAAATGGATCCAAAACGGTGCAAGCTTCGAACATAACCTGCGGATCAGGCCATG TGAATGGAGCAAAACTTTATGGAACTACAAATGGAATTCGGATCAAAACGTGGCAG GGAGGATCAGGAAGTGCAAGCAACATCAGATTTCAGAACATTGAAATGCATAATGTTACCAACCCCATACTTATAGACCAATATTACTGTGACAGAAAGATACCGTGCAAAGAACAG AGATCAGCAGTTGAAGTCAAAAATGTGGTGTACAAAAACATCAAAGGAACAAGTGCTTCAGATGTTGCTATAAAATTCGATTGCAGCAAGAGCTTCCCTTGTCTGGGGATTATATTGCAAGATATTAACCTCCAACACGAAGGAAGGAAAACAGCTAAAGCTCTGTGCAACAATGTTAATGTGACTAGCATAGGGGTTGTTTGCCCGCTTTGTCCTAAATTAGAAGGGCAATATGAGATTTGCCAATGTCTATGA
- the LOC126594323 gene encoding polygalacturonase-like isoform X3 — protein MALQKNELILFFIITLPSFVLCYSSLHENQLIDKYVDEASEFDSKAYPSYFNTIDDGSNLFKGLIKESADVLCLKSFDKVDSSTSSSAETVSVNDFGAEGDGETDDTKAFEMAWKVACSSKEAVMVAPKKTYRIKPIRFSGPCKSQLTVQILGTLIASDDRSDFSKDGRHWLIFDSVSNLVVEGGGAINGNGKNWWQNSCKTDKSKPCKDAPTTLTFYKSKNLMVRNLTIQDGQQIHVSFQKCMNVEVSNLSITAPPKSPNTDGIHVTDTQNILITSCVIATVNGAKLYGTTNGIRIKTWQGGSGSASNIRFQNIEMHNVTNPILIDQYYCDRKIPCKEQRSAVEVKNVVYKNIKGTSASDVAIKFDCSKSFPCLGIILQDINLQHEGRKTAKALCNNVNVTSIGVVCPLCPKLEGQYEICQCL, from the exons ATGGCTCTTCAGAAAAATGAACTCATCCTATTCTTTATCATCACCCTCCCCTCCTTTGTTTTATGTTATAGCAGTTTACATGAGAACCAACTCATCGACAAGTATGTTGACGAAGCATCTGAATTTGATTCCAAAGCGTATCCATCTTACTTCAACACGATCGACGATGGCAGTAACTTGTTCAAGGGCTTGATAAAGGAAAGTGCAGATGTCCTATGCTTAAAGAGCTTCGATAAAGTGGATAGCAGCACTTCATCTTCGGCTGAGACGGTCAGTGTTAATGATTTTGGAGCCGAGGGTGATGGAGAAACTGATGACACAAAG GCTTTTGAGATGGCTTGGAAGGTAGCTTGTTCATCTAAGGAAGCTGTTATGGTGGCGCCTAAGAAGACGTATCGTATTAAACCAATCAGATTTTCAGGTCCTTGCAAATCTCAACTTACAGTGCAG ATTCTGGGAACGTTAATAGCTTCTGATGATCGATCTGACTTCAGCAAAGACGGTAGACACTGGCTTATCTTTGACAGTGTTTCCAATTTGGTGGTTGAAGGTGGTGGGGCCATCAATGGCAATGGGAAAAATTGGTGGCAAAATTCATGCAAAACCGATAAATCGAAG CCCTGCAAGGACGCACCAACG ACACTCACCTTCTATAAGAGCAAGAATTTGATGGTGAGGAACCTCACAATTCAAGATGGACAACAAATTCATGTGTCTTTCCAGAAATGCATGAATGTTGAAGTTTCCAATCTCTCAATAACTGCACCACCAAAAAGCCCCAACACCGACGGAATTCATGTTACAGATACTCAAAACATATTGATCACAAGCTGTGTTATAGCCACAG TGAATGGAGCAAAACTTTATGGAACTACAAATGGAATTCGGATCAAAACGTGGCAG GGAGGATCAGGAAGTGCAAGCAACATCAGATTTCAGAACATTGAAATGCATAATGTTACCAACCCCATACTTATAGACCAATATTACTGTGACAGAAAGATACCGTGCAAAGAACAG AGATCAGCAGTTGAAGTCAAAAATGTGGTGTACAAAAACATCAAAGGAACAAGTGCTTCAGATGTTGCTATAAAATTCGATTGCAGCAAGAGCTTCCCTTGTCTGGGGATTATATTGCAAGATATTAACCTCCAACACGAAGGAAGGAAAACAGCTAAAGCTCTGTGCAACAATGTTAATGTGACTAGCATAGGGGTTGTTTGCCCGCTTTGTCCTAAATTAGAAGGGCAATATGAGATTTGCCAATGTCTATGA